A genomic region of Metopolophium dirhodum isolate CAU chromosome 1, ASM1992520v1, whole genome shotgun sequence contains the following coding sequences:
- the LOC132939368 gene encoding probable serine/threonine-protein kinase DDB_G0281745 — MQFHGLGVGQNNLEHKNHEADEKRVTRPTATARPAATTRPAPPTSTSRAPVRLPPRPLMERPTPAPRTSTIPPPGTPVNPLSIRDTTTDTTPPASLNARQRRNKQRMRDYKAKQTSQQHHLEKLASTPAPAPSQPEPATPDLTVVTVPEVTNTSGATGTAEHLTAATPKTADMEISPEEEADLLGETDAGMAGTEDMEVSLMYFSPPRPPNMTRHHQGHIR, encoded by the coding sequence aaaataatctCGAACATAAGAACCACGAGGCCGATGAAAAACGGGTGACACGACCGACGGCCACGGCACGACCGGCGGCCACAACTCGACCGGCGCCACCAACGTCGACAAGTCGGGCACCCGTGAGACTGCCACCCCGACCACTAATGGAGAGACCGACACCAGCGCCGAGGACATCGACCATCCCGCCTCCAGGAACGCCCGTCAACCCGCTGTCAATACGAGACACCACCACTGACACAACACCACCGGCCTCACTTAACGCCCGCCAGCGCCGAAACAAGCAGCGGATGCGGGACTACAAGGCGAAGCAGACGTCCCAGCAACACCACCTGGAAAAACTGGCGTCAACACCAGCCCCCGCCCCGTCACAGCCAGAGCCTGCGACACCAGACCTCACCGTGGTCACGGTACCGGAAGTGACAAACACTTCCGGAGCAACCGGAACCGCGGAACACCTAACAGCCGCGACCCCTAAAACCGCGGATATGGAAATATCCCCGGAAGAGGAGGCGGACCTGTTAGGTGAGACGGACGCGGGCATGGCTGGCACTGAAGACATGGAGGTCAGCCTCATGTACTTCAGTCCCCCACGTCCCCCCAACATGACTAGACACCACCAGGGCCACATCCGCTGA